TATCCAGTTAACGCTCGCCGCCGGCGCGGTGTTTATCCTGCCGCTGACGACGCCCGCGATGATGGGCGATTTTACCGCGACGGGCGGTTTGCTGCTGCTGGCGACGGGCCTGCGCATCTGCGGCATCAAGATGTTCGCGGTGGTTAACCTGCTGCCCGCGCTGCTGATTTCAATGCCGCTTTCCGCGCTCTGGACGCGTTTCTTCGCGTAACGCAGTGAAATGACTATTTCGCAAACAAAGTGGCGCAGGAATGGGCGGATAGCGCAGAATTCGCGGAATTTCGTTGACGTCGAAAGGTGAATCGGGTTTAATGCGCCCCGTTGCCCGGATAGCTCAGTCGGTAGAGCAGGGGATTGAAAATCCCCGTGTCCTTGGTTCGATTCCGAGTCCGGGCACCACTTATTTAAAGAAACCAGCCTACGGGCTGGTTTTTTGCTTTTGGGAGAGCCGGACTCTTCATCGAACTGCGTTCGATTCACTCGTCGCATCCCTGCGACTCGCCCTGCGGGCAGCGCGATGCGCTGTGCAAAAACGCTCCCGGCGTTTTTGTCCGGTCCGGGCACCACTTATTTAGAGAACCCGCCCACAAGGCGGGTTTTTGCTTCTGGAGAGCCGGACTCCCCATCGAACTGCGTATGAGGTTTAGAGCTTCGGCAAATGGCTCACAGAGCGGTAAACGGCGGAAGGTCTACATCAAAGCGGGCAAGCCACCGGGCGGTGGAATTTCTGTCAAAACGGATTTCGCCGGCAATCGAGCCATAACCCAGGCTACCAATTTCCGGTGCGCGAATGGGTTTAAGCACCTTATTCACTTTCACGTACAGTTCAGGGTATGGGTTATCCTTAATCCAGCCTAACTCCGGCCATTCTCCGGCGCGGATAATAACGCCATTATCATAGTTTATTATTTCAATTGACGGATTACTGAGAGCACTACGTAAATATTGAATGCCACCCAATTTATTTAGCCATTCATTGCTAAAAAAGGTATACCAGTTAACGGCGCGTAGGCCCGTCCTCATTTTTTTATCCGTATTAGAATTAATAACATCAACACCCTTAAACTCATTGCAAATTTCATATTCGAGATGCTGATATCGCTCCTTTTCGTAGCACTGTTGAATTCCTAAACCCATTAACCCATGGAGTGGCTGTAAAATATTGCAAAATTGAGAAAGAAGAGCTTTTAAAAAATCTTTACGATTAAGTTCCTCAACAGGAATATAAAAACCAAAATAACTTACGTTTTTATGAATTGATTCATACCATCCGGCCATAGATCCAACTGAAACTGAATAATAACTAGCATAACGAAAACCCGCATCAGAATACCAGTCAAAAAAGAAACTCTCACCGAAGCTATCAGATATATATTTTTTTAATATTTTTGTTAATTTTACATTGTAATCCAGAGGCTTGTTGGGATCATCAATATAACCCCACCTCAACTTCCCACCGAATTCATTGTGGTAAAGCTGCCAGGCTTCAGCTATTCTGGCCCGGTTTTCTTTGGTATATCCTTTATCCAGGTA
This DNA window, taken from Cronobacter universalis NCTC 9529, encodes the following:
- a CDS encoding type VI immunity family protein yields the protein MDFFEKFKHAEYDFTYGAEDDPEHHNALQVGLVAWFYLDKGYTKENRARIAEAWQLYHNEFGGKLRWGYIDDPNKPLDYNVKLTKILKKYISDSFGESFFFDWYSDAGFRYASYYSVSVGSMAGWYESIHKNVSYFGFYIPVEELNRKDFLKALLSQFCNILQPLHGLMGLGIQQCYEKERYQHLEYEICNEFKGVDVINSNTDKKMRTGLRAVNWYTFFSNEWLNKLGGIQYLRSALSNPSIEIINYDNGVIIRAGEWPELGWIKDNPYPELYVKVNKVLKPIRAPEIGSLGYGSIAGEIRFDRNSTARWLARFDVDLPPFTAL